One Festucalex cinctus isolate MCC-2025b chromosome 3, RoL_Fcin_1.0, whole genome shotgun sequence DNA window includes the following coding sequences:
- the duox gene encoding dual oxidase 2 isoform X1, producing the protein MNSRTPGCPPEFMSIQVPKGDPIFDPNGTGEVLLPFQRGPWDKDTGQSPGNPRTQINMVTAWIDGSSIYGPSTSWSDSLRNFSNGLLASGLEWNMPRQASDHSLMWSAPDPTTGDHGPQGLYELGNAWGNENVLTAAEGIIWFRYHNYLASELHEEHPQWSDEELFQNARKEVVATFQNIALYEWLPAYLGDRTLPPYPGYQKFVDPAISPEFQAAAMRLGITMAPPGVYMRNRTCHFRKTLNTDGSSSSALRLCNSFWKRHEINVNASQDVDDLLMGMASQIAEEVDHIVVEDLRDFMYGPLKFTRTDLVALTVQRGRDFGLRSYTEVRQALDLSPVKTFEDINPQINRTNPQLLQEIAQIYDGDVSKLELFPGGLLESMGGPGPVFSAIILDQFERIRNGDRFWFENKQNGLFSDDDIQRIRSVTFHDVLVAVTSAEDSDVQTNVFFWKRGDPCPQPTQLKASMLHPCTNATKLNYFDGSKVGFGICIIILFLFPVVSYIVACTVAYHRKCRYRKFQKRGNPIGRTETTVSGFAAYEWQNHKRPLHPVSVEVIEERKLQILDRSGSTLRCLNLNRQHCLDVLLSNDRHQKSLLLKVPQEYDLVLFFDDESKRAAFLKCLQPEVTDKRLRVRLRELSEKELLKDALTGEQRAQIVETFIRHAFSKVLGIEKCDAGDMGSVSCKKAKEVLRCELTAAEFADALGLKPDSLFVNSMFTLADKDGNGYLSFQEFLDVIVIFMNGTPEEKSKLMFSMNDISGTGSLSKQDFARMLRSLIEISNGALSKCQTDDAIRAMMQAAGFDNKENITWEDFHFLLRDHEKELQFAQLNVKGVQNRGNTLFNRDQRVSFICPVRSSEKTDGLDIRRRKKFDLNTPKVYVKPKRDSYIRNPIRQKIQQFKRFIENYRRHIVCFIVVYGITAGVALERCYYYSLQATSTGLPETSAVGLVVSRGSAAAISFLFPYMLLTVCRNLITMCRETFLNRYVPFDAAIDLHRSMAVTAVVLAVVHSLGHVVNIYIFSISNLSILACLFPKVLTNNGSELPLKWSWWFFQTVPGTVLWLIQMSQSMCFLFKLRHDSIFYLCLFSGLTGVLLLFTLAFIYVFASRYFRRISFRGFWITHNLYTVVYILTIIHGSFGLLQEPRFYIFLIPPALLFLLDKLISLSRKKVEIPVIRAELLPSGVTHLEFKRPKGFVYRSGQWVRIACLMLGTDEYHPFTLTSAPHEETLSLHIRAVGPWTSRLRELYSEESLIELGAYPKLYLDGPFGEGHQEWTDFEVSVLVGGGIGVTPFASILKDLVFKSSIKSKIQCQKVYFIWVTRTQRQFEWVSDIIREVEEMDSLELVSVHTYITQVAQKFDLRTTMLYVCERHFQKVWNRSLFTGLRSVTHFGRPPFVSFFSSLQEVHPEVSKIGVFSCGPPGLTKNVEKACQHMNKRDQALFMHHYENF; encoded by the exons ATGAACTCACGGACTCCCGGGTGCCCTCCTGAATTCATGAGCATCCAAGTGCCTAAAGGTGACCCTATTTTTGACCCGAATGGCACCGGTGAAGTTCTGTTGCCTTTTCAACGAGGACCATGGGACAAAGACACAGGCCAGAGCCCCGGCAACCCTCGCACACAG ATCAACATGGTCACAGCTTGGATTGATGGCAGCTCCATCTATGGCCCTTCCACTTCCTGGTCAGACTCCCTGAGAAACTTTTCTAATGGGCTGCTCGCCTCCGGTTTGGAATGGAACATGCCAAGACAGGCGTCCGATCACAGTCTCATGTGGAGCGCTCCGGACCCCACAACAGGTGATCATGGACCTCAGGGCCTCTATG AGTTGGGAAACGCTTGGGGAAATGAGAATGTGTTAACAGCAGCAGAAGGGATCATCTGGTTTCGTTACCATAACTATTTAGCCTCAGAACTGCATGAGGAGCACCCGCAGTGGTCAGACGAGGAGTTGTTTCAAAATGCTAGGAAGGAAGTCGTGGCCACATTTCAG aataTTGCTCTTTACGAATGGCTGCCGGCATACCTGGGAGACAGAACTCTTCCGCCTTACCCAG gATATCAGAAGTTTGTTGATCCAGCTATCTCCCCTGAGTTTCAAGCAGCTGCTATGAGATTAGGTATTACTATGGCTCCACCCGGTGTTTACATGAG AAACAGAACCTGCCATTTCCGAAAGACTCTCAACACCGATGGCAGTTCATCTTCAGCCTTGCGACTTTGTAACAGCTTTTGGAAACGTCAC GAGATTAATGTGAACGCAAGCCAGGATGTGGACGATCTCCTCATGGGCATGGCCTCTCAGATTGCAGAGGAAGTTGACCACATTGTTGTGGAGGACCTAAGAG ACTTCATGTACGGACCTCTTAAGTTCACACGCACAGATCTGGTGGCGCTGACTGTTCAGAGAGGACGAGACTTCGGCCTTCGCAGTTACACGGAGGTCAGACAAGCTCTGGATCTGTCTCCTGTAAAGACGTTTGAAGACATCAATCCTCAGATCAACAGAACCAACCCACAG TTGCTCCAAGAAATTGCACAAATTTATGATGGAGACGTATCCAAATTAGAGCTCTTCCCTGGAGGACTGCTCGAGTCAATGGGTGGTCCAGGTCCAGTTTTTTCTGCTATAATCTTGGATCAATTTGAACGCATAAGAAATGGCGACCGCTTCTGGTTTGAGAACAAACAGAATGG TTTGTTCTCAGATGACGACATCCAAAGAATCCGCAGCGTGACTTTTCACGACGTCCTTGTTGCGGTCACGAGTGCAGAGGATTCCGACGTGCAAACAAATGTATTCTTCTGGAAGAGAG GCGATCCTTGTCCTCAACCCACTCAGCTAAAAGCATCAATGCTCCATCCCTGCACTAATGCCACCAAACTCAATTACTTTGATGGGAGCAAAGTTGGCTTTGGGATATGTATTATCATTCTGTTCCTCTTTCCTGTTG TGAGTTACATAGTGGCCTGTACGGTTGCGTATCACCGCAAGTGCCGCTACAGAAAGTTCCAGAAAAGAGGGAATCCCATTGGAAGAACAGAGACAACAGTTTCAGGATTTGCTG CTTATGAGTGGCAGAACCATAAAAGGCCTCTACATCCCGTTAGTGTAGAGGTCATAGAGGAGAGGAAACTGCAGATATTGGACCGATCTGGATCCACTCTCCGCTGCCTGAATCTGAACAGACAGCATTGCCTTGACGTGCTCCTCTCGAACGACCGCCATCAGAAATCTCTCCTGCTCAAAGTGCCACAAGAATACGACCTG GTGCTGTTTTTCGATGATGAGAGCAAACGTGCTGCATTCCTCAAATGTCTGCAACCGGAGGTGACTGACAAGAGGCTTCGAGTTCGATTGAGGGAGTTGAGTGAGAAGGAGCTTCTCAAGGATGCGTTAACAGGAGAGCAAAGGGCACAGATTGTGGAAACTTTCATCCGACACGCTTTCTCCAAG GTTTTGGGAATAGAGAAATGTGATGCTGGGGACATGGGCAGTGTTTCATGTAAGAAAGCCAAAGAGGTTCTGCGGTGCGAGTTGACAGCTGCAGAGTTTGCCGATGCGCTCGGCCTCAAGCCTGACTCCCTGTTTGTGAACTCCATGTTCACGCTGGCTGATAAAGATGGCAATGGCTACCTCTCCTTCCAGGAGTTTCTtgatgtcattgtcatttttatgaatg GAACCCCTGAAGAAAAGTCCAAGCTGATGTTCTCCATGAATGACATCAGCGGAACTGGTTCTCTATCAAAACAAGACTTTGCCAGGATGCTCAG GTCGTTGATTGAAATCTCCAACGGTGCGTTGTCAAAGTGTCAGACCGACGACGCCATCAGAGCCATGATGCAGGCGGCGGGGTTTGATAACAAAGAGAACATCACATGGGAAGACTTCCATTTCCTGCTGCGGGACCATGAGAAGGAGCTGCAGTTTGCCCAGCTTAATGTTAAAG GGGTGCAGAATCGAGGAAATACATTGTTTAATCGAGACCAGAGAGTTTCTTTTATCTGCCCAGTGAGAAG CAGTGAGAAAACAGATGGACTGGATATCCGCAGACGAAAAAA GTTTGACCTAAATACTCCCAAAGTGTACGTGAAGCCCAAGCGTGACTCCTACATAAGAAACCCCATCCGGCAGAAGATCCAGCAGTTCAAACGATTCATTGAGAACTACCGCCGGCATATCGTCTGCTTCATCGTGGTTTACGGCATAACAGCCGGCGTGGCGCTCGAGAGATGTTACT ACTACAGTTTGCAGGCCACGTCAACAGGCTTGCCAGAGACTTCAGCGGTGGGTCTGGTGGTGTCCCGCGGCTCGGCGGCTGCCATTTCGTTTCTCTTCCCCTACATGCTCCTCACCGTGTGTCGCAACCTCATCACAATGTGCAGAGAGACTTTCCTCAACAGATACGTCCCCTTCGATGCCGCCATCGACCTTCATCGCTCCATGGCCGTGACCGCCGTCGTTCTCGCAG tgGTTCACAGCTTGGGTCATGTGGTCAACATCTACATCTTCTCCATCAGTAACCTCAGCATCCTGGCCTGTTTGTTCCCGAAAGTTTTGACCAACAATGG GTCAGAACTTCCTCTCAAGTGGTCTTGGTGGTTCTTTCAAACTGTTCCAGGTACTGTATTGTGGTTGATTCAGATGTCACAAAGCATGTGTTTCTTGTTCAAACTGCGCCATgactccatattttatttgtgtttgttctCAGGACTCACCGGTGTGCTGCTTCTTTTCACTTTGGCATTCATTTACGTTTTCGCCTCTCGCTATTTTCGCCGCATCAGTTTCCGAGGGTTCTGGATCACTCACAACCTTTACACTGTTGTGTATATTTTA ACAATCATTCATGGCAGTTTTGGTCTACTGCAAGAGCCACGGTTCTACATCTTCCTCATCCCGCCTGCGCTGCTCTTCCTGCTGGACAAACTAATCAGTCTGAGCAGGAAGAAGGTGGAGATTCCTGTAATCAGAGCAGAGCTGTTGCCTTCAG GCGTAACTCATCTGGAGTTCAAGCGACCAAAAGGCTTTGTGTATCGTTCCGGCCAGTGGGTCCGCATTGCGTGCCTGATGCTGGGCACAGATGAGTACCACCCATTCACGCTGACATCAGCCCCTCACGAGGAGACCCTCAGCCTGCACATCAGGGCCGTGGGGCCTTGGACCAGCCGCCTCAGAGAGCTTTACAGTGAAGAAAGTCTGATTGAGCTTGGAGCTTATCCAAAG CTGTATCTGGACGGCCCGTTTGGAGAGGGACACCAGGAATGGACGGACTTTGAGGTGTCTGTTTTGGTGGGGGGAGGCATCGGCGTCACGCCATTTGCCTCCATCCTCAAGGATCTGGTGTTCAAGTCCTCCATCAAGTCAAAGATTCAGTGTCAAAAG GTGTACTTCATCTGGGTGACACGGACGCAGCGTCAGTTTGAGTGGGTGTCAGACATCATCAGGGAGGTGGAGGAGATGGACTCGCTGGAGCTGGTGTCAGTTCACACTTACATCACGCAGGTGGCCCAGAAGTTTGACCTGCGCACCACCATGCTG TACGTGTGCGAGCGTCACTTCCAGAAAGTGTGGAACCGCAGCCTGTTCACCGGCCTGAGGTCTGTCACCCATTTTGGCCGGCCTCCCTTCGTGTCCTTTTTCAGCTCGCTGCAGGAGGTTCATCCAGAG GTGTCGAAGATCGGCGTGTTCAGCTGCGGACCACCGGGACTGACCAAGAATGTGGAGAAAGCCTGTCAGCACATGAACAAGAGGGACCAGGCGTTGTTCATGCATCACTATGAgaatttttaa
- the duox gene encoding dual oxidase 2 isoform X2, translating to MNSRTPGCPPEFMSIQVPKGDPIFDPNGTGEVLLPFQRGPWDKDTGQSPGNPRTQINMVTAWIDGSSIYGPSTSWSDSLRNFSNGLLASGLEWNMPRQASDHSLMWSAPDPTTGDHGPQGLYELGNAWGNENVLTAAEGIIWFRYHNYLASELHEEHPQWSDEELFQNARKEVVATFQNIALYEWLPAYLGDRTLPPYPGYQKFVDPAISPEFQAAAMRLGITMAPPGVYMRNRTCHFRKTLNTDGSSSSALRLCNSFWKRHEINVNASQDVDDLLMGMASQIAEEVDHIVVEDLRDFMYGPLKFTRTDLVALTVQRGRDFGLRSYTEVRQALDLSPVKTFEDINPQINRTNPQLLQEIAQIYDGDVSKLELFPGGLLESMGGPGPVFSAIILDQFERIRNGDRFWFENKQNGLFSDDDIQRIRSVTFHDVLVAVTSAEDSDVQTNVFFWKRGDPCPQPTQLKASMLHPCTNATKLNYFDGSKVGFGICIIILFLFPVVSYIVACTVAYHRKCRYRKFQKRGNPIGRTETTVSGFAAYEWQNHKRPLHPVSVEVIEERKLQILDRSGSTLRCLNLNRQHCLDVLLSNDRHQKSLLLKVPQEYDLVLFFDDESKRAAFLKCLQPEVTDKRLRVRLRELSEKELLKDALTGEQRAQIVETFIRHAFSKVLGIEKCDAGDMGSVSCKKAKEVLRCELTAAEFADALGLKPDSLFVNSMFTLADKDGNGYLSFQEFLDVIVIFMNGTPEEKSKLMFSMNDISGTGSLSKQDFARMLRSLIEISNGALSKCQTDDAIRAMMQAAGFDNKENITWEDFHFLLRDHEKELQFAQLNVKGVQNRGNTLFNRDQRVSFICPVRSSEKTDGLDIRRRKKFDLNTPKVYVKPKRDSYIRNPIRQKIQQFKRFIENYRRHIVCFIVVYGITAGVALERCYYYSLQATSTGLPETSAVGLVVSRGSAAAISFLFPYMLLTVCRNLITMCRETFLNRYVPFDAAIDLHRSMAVTAVVLAVVHSLGHVVNIYIFSISNLSILACLFPKVLTNNGSELPLKWSWWFFQTVPGLTGVLLLFTLAFIYVFASRYFRRISFRGFWITHNLYTVVYILTIIHGSFGLLQEPRFYIFLIPPALLFLLDKLISLSRKKVEIPVIRAELLPSGVTHLEFKRPKGFVYRSGQWVRIACLMLGTDEYHPFTLTSAPHEETLSLHIRAVGPWTSRLRELYSEESLIELGAYPKLYLDGPFGEGHQEWTDFEVSVLVGGGIGVTPFASILKDLVFKSSIKSKIQCQKVYFIWVTRTQRQFEWVSDIIREVEEMDSLELVSVHTYITQVAQKFDLRTTMLYVCERHFQKVWNRSLFTGLRSVTHFGRPPFVSFFSSLQEVHPEVSKIGVFSCGPPGLTKNVEKACQHMNKRDQALFMHHYENF from the exons ATGAACTCACGGACTCCCGGGTGCCCTCCTGAATTCATGAGCATCCAAGTGCCTAAAGGTGACCCTATTTTTGACCCGAATGGCACCGGTGAAGTTCTGTTGCCTTTTCAACGAGGACCATGGGACAAAGACACAGGCCAGAGCCCCGGCAACCCTCGCACACAG ATCAACATGGTCACAGCTTGGATTGATGGCAGCTCCATCTATGGCCCTTCCACTTCCTGGTCAGACTCCCTGAGAAACTTTTCTAATGGGCTGCTCGCCTCCGGTTTGGAATGGAACATGCCAAGACAGGCGTCCGATCACAGTCTCATGTGGAGCGCTCCGGACCCCACAACAGGTGATCATGGACCTCAGGGCCTCTATG AGTTGGGAAACGCTTGGGGAAATGAGAATGTGTTAACAGCAGCAGAAGGGATCATCTGGTTTCGTTACCATAACTATTTAGCCTCAGAACTGCATGAGGAGCACCCGCAGTGGTCAGACGAGGAGTTGTTTCAAAATGCTAGGAAGGAAGTCGTGGCCACATTTCAG aataTTGCTCTTTACGAATGGCTGCCGGCATACCTGGGAGACAGAACTCTTCCGCCTTACCCAG gATATCAGAAGTTTGTTGATCCAGCTATCTCCCCTGAGTTTCAAGCAGCTGCTATGAGATTAGGTATTACTATGGCTCCACCCGGTGTTTACATGAG AAACAGAACCTGCCATTTCCGAAAGACTCTCAACACCGATGGCAGTTCATCTTCAGCCTTGCGACTTTGTAACAGCTTTTGGAAACGTCAC GAGATTAATGTGAACGCAAGCCAGGATGTGGACGATCTCCTCATGGGCATGGCCTCTCAGATTGCAGAGGAAGTTGACCACATTGTTGTGGAGGACCTAAGAG ACTTCATGTACGGACCTCTTAAGTTCACACGCACAGATCTGGTGGCGCTGACTGTTCAGAGAGGACGAGACTTCGGCCTTCGCAGTTACACGGAGGTCAGACAAGCTCTGGATCTGTCTCCTGTAAAGACGTTTGAAGACATCAATCCTCAGATCAACAGAACCAACCCACAG TTGCTCCAAGAAATTGCACAAATTTATGATGGAGACGTATCCAAATTAGAGCTCTTCCCTGGAGGACTGCTCGAGTCAATGGGTGGTCCAGGTCCAGTTTTTTCTGCTATAATCTTGGATCAATTTGAACGCATAAGAAATGGCGACCGCTTCTGGTTTGAGAACAAACAGAATGG TTTGTTCTCAGATGACGACATCCAAAGAATCCGCAGCGTGACTTTTCACGACGTCCTTGTTGCGGTCACGAGTGCAGAGGATTCCGACGTGCAAACAAATGTATTCTTCTGGAAGAGAG GCGATCCTTGTCCTCAACCCACTCAGCTAAAAGCATCAATGCTCCATCCCTGCACTAATGCCACCAAACTCAATTACTTTGATGGGAGCAAAGTTGGCTTTGGGATATGTATTATCATTCTGTTCCTCTTTCCTGTTG TGAGTTACATAGTGGCCTGTACGGTTGCGTATCACCGCAAGTGCCGCTACAGAAAGTTCCAGAAAAGAGGGAATCCCATTGGAAGAACAGAGACAACAGTTTCAGGATTTGCTG CTTATGAGTGGCAGAACCATAAAAGGCCTCTACATCCCGTTAGTGTAGAGGTCATAGAGGAGAGGAAACTGCAGATATTGGACCGATCTGGATCCACTCTCCGCTGCCTGAATCTGAACAGACAGCATTGCCTTGACGTGCTCCTCTCGAACGACCGCCATCAGAAATCTCTCCTGCTCAAAGTGCCACAAGAATACGACCTG GTGCTGTTTTTCGATGATGAGAGCAAACGTGCTGCATTCCTCAAATGTCTGCAACCGGAGGTGACTGACAAGAGGCTTCGAGTTCGATTGAGGGAGTTGAGTGAGAAGGAGCTTCTCAAGGATGCGTTAACAGGAGAGCAAAGGGCACAGATTGTGGAAACTTTCATCCGACACGCTTTCTCCAAG GTTTTGGGAATAGAGAAATGTGATGCTGGGGACATGGGCAGTGTTTCATGTAAGAAAGCCAAAGAGGTTCTGCGGTGCGAGTTGACAGCTGCAGAGTTTGCCGATGCGCTCGGCCTCAAGCCTGACTCCCTGTTTGTGAACTCCATGTTCACGCTGGCTGATAAAGATGGCAATGGCTACCTCTCCTTCCAGGAGTTTCTtgatgtcattgtcatttttatgaatg GAACCCCTGAAGAAAAGTCCAAGCTGATGTTCTCCATGAATGACATCAGCGGAACTGGTTCTCTATCAAAACAAGACTTTGCCAGGATGCTCAG GTCGTTGATTGAAATCTCCAACGGTGCGTTGTCAAAGTGTCAGACCGACGACGCCATCAGAGCCATGATGCAGGCGGCGGGGTTTGATAACAAAGAGAACATCACATGGGAAGACTTCCATTTCCTGCTGCGGGACCATGAGAAGGAGCTGCAGTTTGCCCAGCTTAATGTTAAAG GGGTGCAGAATCGAGGAAATACATTGTTTAATCGAGACCAGAGAGTTTCTTTTATCTGCCCAGTGAGAAG CAGTGAGAAAACAGATGGACTGGATATCCGCAGACGAAAAAA GTTTGACCTAAATACTCCCAAAGTGTACGTGAAGCCCAAGCGTGACTCCTACATAAGAAACCCCATCCGGCAGAAGATCCAGCAGTTCAAACGATTCATTGAGAACTACCGCCGGCATATCGTCTGCTTCATCGTGGTTTACGGCATAACAGCCGGCGTGGCGCTCGAGAGATGTTACT ACTACAGTTTGCAGGCCACGTCAACAGGCTTGCCAGAGACTTCAGCGGTGGGTCTGGTGGTGTCCCGCGGCTCGGCGGCTGCCATTTCGTTTCTCTTCCCCTACATGCTCCTCACCGTGTGTCGCAACCTCATCACAATGTGCAGAGAGACTTTCCTCAACAGATACGTCCCCTTCGATGCCGCCATCGACCTTCATCGCTCCATGGCCGTGACCGCCGTCGTTCTCGCAG tgGTTCACAGCTTGGGTCATGTGGTCAACATCTACATCTTCTCCATCAGTAACCTCAGCATCCTGGCCTGTTTGTTCCCGAAAGTTTTGACCAACAATGG GTCAGAACTTCCTCTCAAGTGGTCTTGGTGGTTCTTTCAAACTGTTCCAG GACTCACCGGTGTGCTGCTTCTTTTCACTTTGGCATTCATTTACGTTTTCGCCTCTCGCTATTTTCGCCGCATCAGTTTCCGAGGGTTCTGGATCACTCACAACCTTTACACTGTTGTGTATATTTTA ACAATCATTCATGGCAGTTTTGGTCTACTGCAAGAGCCACGGTTCTACATCTTCCTCATCCCGCCTGCGCTGCTCTTCCTGCTGGACAAACTAATCAGTCTGAGCAGGAAGAAGGTGGAGATTCCTGTAATCAGAGCAGAGCTGTTGCCTTCAG GCGTAACTCATCTGGAGTTCAAGCGACCAAAAGGCTTTGTGTATCGTTCCGGCCAGTGGGTCCGCATTGCGTGCCTGATGCTGGGCACAGATGAGTACCACCCATTCACGCTGACATCAGCCCCTCACGAGGAGACCCTCAGCCTGCACATCAGGGCCGTGGGGCCTTGGACCAGCCGCCTCAGAGAGCTTTACAGTGAAGAAAGTCTGATTGAGCTTGGAGCTTATCCAAAG CTGTATCTGGACGGCCCGTTTGGAGAGGGACACCAGGAATGGACGGACTTTGAGGTGTCTGTTTTGGTGGGGGGAGGCATCGGCGTCACGCCATTTGCCTCCATCCTCAAGGATCTGGTGTTCAAGTCCTCCATCAAGTCAAAGATTCAGTGTCAAAAG GTGTACTTCATCTGGGTGACACGGACGCAGCGTCAGTTTGAGTGGGTGTCAGACATCATCAGGGAGGTGGAGGAGATGGACTCGCTGGAGCTGGTGTCAGTTCACACTTACATCACGCAGGTGGCCCAGAAGTTTGACCTGCGCACCACCATGCTG TACGTGTGCGAGCGTCACTTCCAGAAAGTGTGGAACCGCAGCCTGTTCACCGGCCTGAGGTCTGTCACCCATTTTGGCCGGCCTCCCTTCGTGTCCTTTTTCAGCTCGCTGCAGGAGGTTCATCCAGAG GTGTCGAAGATCGGCGTGTTCAGCTGCGGACCACCGGGACTGACCAAGAATGTGGAGAAAGCCTGTCAGCACATGAACAAGAGGGACCAGGCGTTGTTCATGCATCACTATGAgaatttttaa